Proteins encoded together in one Entomobacter blattae window:
- the mtaB gene encoding tRNA (N(6)-L-threonylcarbamoyladenosine(37)-C(2))-methylthiotransferase MtaB: MKKPSPRILTFGCRLNTYESEVMRQHAEGQDVIVVNTCAVTSEAERQASQAIRKAHRENPSAPIIVTGCAAQLNPTHWANLPGVTRVLGNEEKLQRQFWAPFGSSEGEKQVTAEVYVSDIMAARKTAAHLVTDFSERSRAFVQVQQGCNHRCTFCIIPYGRGQSRSVPVGGIYKQVESLMRSGYQEIVLTGVDIASWGEDLPGKPSLGQLCKRILALAPNLSRLRLSSVDPVGMDEDMWHLFKEEPRFMPYLHLSLQAGCDMILKRMRRRHLTQDVRQVVERARSIQPTIGLGADLIAGFPTETEAMFEQTLQFVEEMAFPFLHVFPYSEREGTPAARMPQLPKKLRKARAAQLRQIGEKTRQHYYETLVGKQINILLETPNSGHSEEFAHVRLQQGFPEKIGQVVTAWATGADQQAVYAATADDRIVEHRI, translated from the coding sequence ATGAAAAAGCCTTCTCCTCGAATCCTGACCTTTGGTTGCAGGCTGAACACTTATGAAAGCGAAGTCATGCGCCAGCACGCCGAAGGGCAGGATGTGATAGTTGTGAATACCTGTGCTGTCACCTCCGAAGCGGAGCGCCAAGCCAGCCAGGCCATTCGGAAAGCCCACCGCGAAAACCCTTCAGCGCCTATTATTGTTACCGGTTGTGCAGCCCAGCTTAACCCAACCCATTGGGCGAATCTTCCTGGTGTCACAAGGGTTCTGGGCAACGAAGAAAAGTTGCAAAGGCAATTTTGGGCCCCTTTCGGCTCATCAGAAGGAGAAAAACAGGTTACGGCTGAAGTGTATGTTTCCGATATCATGGCAGCTCGAAAAACAGCCGCTCATTTGGTGACAGACTTCTCCGAGCGTTCCCGGGCTTTTGTGCAGGTCCAGCAAGGGTGTAACCACCGATGTACCTTTTGTATTATTCCTTACGGGCGGGGTCAGTCTCGTTCTGTGCCTGTGGGAGGGATTTATAAACAAGTCGAAAGCCTTATGCGCTCTGGTTATCAGGAGATTGTGCTCACAGGGGTGGATATTGCCTCCTGGGGAGAGGATTTACCCGGCAAACCTAGCCTTGGGCAGTTATGCAAAAGGATTTTGGCTTTAGCTCCCAATCTTTCCAGGTTACGACTCTCTTCGGTTGACCCAGTGGGAATGGATGAGGATATGTGGCACCTCTTTAAAGAAGAACCCCGCTTTATGCCTTATCTGCATCTTTCCCTTCAGGCAGGGTGTGACATGATCCTTAAAAGAATGCGAAGGCGGCATTTAACCCAAGATGTCCGCCAGGTGGTTGAGCGTGCGCGATCCATCCAGCCCACTATTGGTCTGGGAGCAGATCTTATAGCGGGTTTTCCCACAGAGACTGAAGCCATGTTTGAACAGACCTTGCAATTTGTAGAAGAAATGGCTTTTCCTTTCTTGCATGTTTTTCCCTATAGTGAACGTGAAGGAACACCAGCTGCGCGTATGCCACAACTTCCCAAAAAGCTGCGCAAGGCGCGCGCTGCTCAATTACGTCAGATTGGGGAAAAAACCAGGCAGCATTATTATGAAACTCTGGTGGGCAAACAGATCAATATTTTGCTGGAAACACCGAATAGCGGCCATTCTGAGGAGTTTGCCCATGTACGTCTTCAGCAGGGTTTTCCAGAAAAAATTGGGCAGGTGGTAACGGCATGGGCAACAGGGGCAGACCAGCAGGCCGTGTATGCGGCAACTGCGGATGACAGAATTGTAGAACATAGAATATAG
- the ftsY gene encoding signal recognition particle-docking protein FtsY, translated as MALGFFSRLKQGLSRSTQKLGMDLGAVFTKRKLDDQALEELEEVLITADLGPSFAERIIESFRHTRFGKEVSDEDIRQTLATEIAQVLEPVAVPFTPNPEKKPHVVLVVGVNGTGKTTTIGKFARYYGEKGLKVMMVAGDTFRAAAVEQLQIWGERVGAPVIAGKPNADAAGLAYEGLQKATHQGADLLLIDTAGRLHNKGALMEELAKIIRVMRKFDETAPHSVILVLDATTGQNAIEQVRVFKELVEVTGLVVTKLDGSARGGIVVALAEMFKLPVHAVGVGEQAEDLRPFSPQDYAMGLVGSVQGLTASLVETDQEEIPSPSEVKP; from the coding sequence ATGGCGTTAGGTTTTTTTTCTCGTCTTAAGCAAGGGCTTTCTCGGTCTACCCAAAAGCTTGGTATGGATCTGGGGGCTGTTTTTACAAAACGAAAACTTGATGACCAGGCTTTAGAAGAGCTGGAAGAAGTGCTCATTACTGCAGATCTTGGCCCGAGTTTTGCAGAAAGGATTATTGAGTCTTTCCGCCATACTCGTTTTGGTAAGGAAGTCTCTGATGAGGATATTCGTCAGACATTAGCTACGGAGATTGCCCAAGTTCTGGAACCTGTAGCCGTGCCATTTACACCTAATCCTGAAAAAAAACCTCATGTTGTTTTGGTGGTTGGGGTGAATGGAACAGGGAAAACCACAACTATTGGCAAATTTGCCCGCTATTATGGCGAGAAAGGGTTAAAGGTCATGATGGTTGCAGGCGATACTTTTCGTGCAGCTGCTGTTGAGCAGCTCCAGATTTGGGGCGAGCGGGTTGGGGCTCCTGTTATTGCCGGTAAACCCAATGCCGATGCTGCTGGCTTGGCATATGAGGGATTACAAAAGGCAACCCATCAGGGCGCAGACCTCTTGTTGATTGATACGGCAGGGCGGCTTCATAATAAAGGGGCGCTGATGGAGGAGCTGGCCAAGATTATTCGTGTTATGCGTAAGTTTGATGAGACTGCCCCTCATTCTGTTATTTTGGTTCTGGATGCCACAACGGGGCAAAATGCTATAGAACAGGTGCGGGTTTTTAAGGAGCTTGTCGAAGTTACGGGGTTGGTGGTTACGAAACTTGATGGCTCTGCCCGTGGGGGTATTGTGGTGGCTTTGGCAGAGATGTTCAAACTGCCTGTGCATGCTGTGGGTGTGGGCGAACAGGCTGAAGACCTTCGTCCCTTTTCTCCTCAGGACTATGCTATGGGGCTTGTGGGGAGCGTTCAGGGTTTAACGGCAAGTTTGGTAGAAACCGATCAAGAAGAGATACCCAGCCCTTCAGAAGTCAAGCCCTAA
- a CDS encoding efflux RND transporter permease subunit, which translates to MRIESAWLAAHERIRPILMISLAFVFGVLPLAIATGPGAASHVDMGTSLTGGVVSATVLALLFVPVFFIVVLRAFGVKPRPIRQEAPKTTAGQATE; encoded by the coding sequence TTGCGCATTGAGTCAGCTTGGCTTGCTGCTCATGAGCGTATCCGCCCTATTTTAATGATATCACTGGCCTTTGTGTTTGGTGTTCTGCCCTTAGCTATTGCCACTGGGCCTGGGGCTGCCAGCCATGTGGATATGGGTACTAGCCTTACCGGTGGGGTTGTCAGTGCAACTGTTTTGGCCCTGCTTTTTGTACCTGTGTTTTTTATTGTGGTGTTGCGGGCCTTTGGTGTGAAACCCCGTCCTATACGACAAGAAGCTCCAAAGACAACAGCAGGACAGGCTACGGAATGA
- a CDS encoding phosphoglycerate kinase, producing the protein MAASHFKTLDDLQAKGKKVLLRADLNVPVRDGKITDQTRLERLVPTLEELSKKGAQVIVISHFARPKGQKVPEMSLKPVSEALGKLISGKAKVSFAEDCIGPIAEQAVKAMHDGDILVLENTRFYAGEEKNDPELAKKMAALADIYVNDAFSAAHRAHASTEGVTHFLPAYAGRLMEAELNALSLALEKPEKPVGAIVGGSKISTKLDLLGNLVSKVDVLVIGGAMANTFLAAKGVSVGKSLQEADMHDTAKAIMKEADAKKCEIVLPVDVVVATEFKENVPTQTVSVEAIPANAMALDVGPKTVQLLEQKIATLKTLVWNGPLGAFEVKPFDGGTNAVAHTVASLTQAHKLKSVAGGGDTVSALRHAGVIDKMSYVSTAGGAFLEWLEGKELPGIKALTQ; encoded by the coding sequence ATGGCAGCATCACATTTTAAAACCCTTGATGACCTTCAAGCTAAGGGTAAGAAAGTCCTGCTACGAGCAGACTTGAATGTTCCTGTGCGTGATGGAAAAATTACTGACCAAACCAGGCTTGAACGCCTGGTTCCCACGCTGGAAGAGCTGAGCAAAAAAGGCGCACAGGTTATTGTGATCAGCCATTTTGCACGCCCCAAAGGCCAAAAGGTGCCTGAAATGTCTCTGAAACCTGTTTCAGAGGCCCTAGGTAAGCTTATTTCCGGAAAAGCCAAGGTTTCTTTCGCTGAGGACTGTATAGGCCCTATCGCTGAGCAGGCGGTAAAGGCCATGCATGATGGCGATATTCTGGTTCTGGAAAATACCCGCTTTTATGCAGGGGAAGAAAAGAATGACCCAGAACTGGCCAAAAAAATGGCCGCTTTGGCCGATATTTACGTTAACGATGCCTTTTCAGCAGCCCACCGTGCCCATGCGAGTACTGAAGGGGTAACCCATTTCCTGCCAGCTTATGCAGGTCGGCTTATGGAAGCAGAGCTAAACGCCCTTTCTCTGGCCCTTGAAAAGCCAGAAAAACCCGTGGGTGCCATTGTTGGCGGCTCTAAAATCTCAACCAAACTGGATCTTCTCGGAAATCTTGTCAGTAAGGTGGATGTTTTGGTTATTGGCGGGGCCATGGCCAACACGTTTCTTGCCGCCAAAGGGGTCAGTGTTGGCAAATCCCTTCAGGAAGCCGATATGCATGATACGGCCAAGGCTATTATGAAAGAAGCCGATGCCAAAAAATGCGAGATCGTTCTCCCTGTTGATGTCGTGGTGGCCACTGAATTCAAAGAAAATGTCCCCACGCAAACAGTTTCTGTGGAAGCTATTCCTGCAAATGCCATGGCTTTGGATGTCGGGCCAAAAACTGTACAGCTTCTGGAACAAAAAATTGCTACCCTTAAAACTCTGGTATGGAATGGTCCACTAGGAGCGTTTGAGGTCAAACCCTTTGATGGAGGCACCAACGCTGTTGCACACACTGTTGCAAGCCTTACACAAGCTCATAAACTTAAAAGTGTTGCCGGTGGGGGTGATACAGTCTCTGCTCTGCGCCATGCCGGTGTGATTGATAAAATGTCTTATGTCTCTACTGCCGGTGGGGCTTTCCTCGAATGGCTGGAAGGCAAAGAGCTTCCTGGGATTAAAGCGCTTACCCAATAG